One region of Scophthalmus maximus strain ysfricsl-2021 chromosome 15, ASM2237912v1, whole genome shotgun sequence genomic DNA includes:
- the LOC118286721 gene encoding tetratricopeptide repeat protein 9A, whose product MSVIPAGHEGRMDGGGGGGSPRLQQCAQPPSSSSSSGSGSSRTKDARHQQQQQQQQLQRHHGGSMWKQPSHSEPADVVRRALDFKCQGTQCYKDKKYREAIGKYHRALLEIKGLCRVLGDPDAGTKSPACLLPTLSKSTTLTDEQKGAMENAELECYNSLAACLLQMELVNYERVKEYCLKVLHKEGKNFKALYRSGVAYYHLGDFQKALYYLKESHKQEPSDTNVIRYIQLTEMKIRRTVQREKKEAT is encoded by the exons ATGAGTGTGATCCCGGCTGGGCACGAAGGCAGGATGGacggtggcggcggcggaggctcCCCGAGGCTCCAGCAGTGCGCGCAgcctcccagcagcagcagcagcagcggcagcggcagcagtcGGACCAAGGATGccagacaccagcagcagcagcagcagcagcagctgcagaggcaTCACGGCGGCTCCATGTGGAAGCAGCCGTCTCACAGCGAGCCGGCCGACGTCGTGCGTCGTGCGCTGGACTTCAAGTGCCAGGGCACCCAGTGCTACAAGGACAAGAAGTACCGCGAGGCGATCGGCAAGTACCACCGCGCTCTGCTGGAGATCAAGGGGCTGTGCAGGGTGCTGGGGGACCCGGACGCCGGCACCAAGTCCCCGGCCTGCCTGCTGCCGACCCTCAGCAAGTCCACCACGCTCACGGATGAGCAGAAGGGCGCCATGGAGAACGCCGAGCTGGAGTGTTACAACAGCCTGGCCG CCTGTCTTTTGCAAATGGAGCTGGTGAACTACGAACGAGTGAAGGAATACTGTTTGAAAGTGCTGCACAAGGAAGGGAAGAACTTCAAGGCCCTTTACCGATCCGGAGTGGCCTATTACCACCTCGGAGACTTCCAGAAGGCCCTGTACTACCTGAAGGAGTCACACAAACAGGAGCCATCAG ACACCAATGTCATCCGCTACATCCAGCTGACAGAGATGAAGATTCGCCGAACTGTccaaagggaaaagaaagaggcgACATAA
- the med6 gene encoding mediator of RNA polymerase II transcription subunit 6, whose amino-acid sequence MSAVDFRDNLLGISWVDSGWVPILNPGNVLDYFSERSNPFYDRTCNNEVVKMQRLTLEHLNQMVGVEYILLHAQEPILYIIRKQQRQSPTQVIPFADYYIIAGVVYQAPDLGTVINSRALSAVHGIQSAFDEAMSYCRYHPSKGYWWHFKDQEEREKAKPKSKKKEEPSSLFQRHRVDTLLLDLRSKFPPTFYQPKPGEKPIPVEVKKEPEPPTETVKQEEREPATKSSAPAPPSKPPPEKRARLQ is encoded by the exons ATGTCGGCGGTAGATTTCAGAG ACAACCTTCTGGGGATCTCCTGGGTGGACAGCGGCTGGGTGCCGATTCTTAATCCTGGGAATGTGCTGGACTACTTCTCCGAGAGAAGCAACCCCTTCTATGACCGCACCTGCAACAACGAGGTCGTGAAGATGCAGCGGCTCACCCTGGAACATCTCAA TCAGATGGTGGGGGTGGAGTACATCCTTCTTCACGCCCAGGAGCCGATTCTTTATATAATCCGTAAACAACAGAGGCAGTCGCCCACACAAG TGATACCCTTCGCTGACTACTACATCATAGCAGGAGTAGTGTATCAGGCCCCGGACTTGGGAACAGTGATCAACTCCAGAGCG CTCTCAGCAGTCCACGGAATCCAGTCAGCGTTTGATGAAGCAATGTCATATTGCCGCTACCACCCATCCAAGGGATACTGGTGGCACTTCAAGGACCAGGAGGAGCGAG AAAAAGCCAAGCCGAAGtcgaagaagaaagaagaaccAAGTTCATTGTTTCAGAGGCACCGTGTGGACACACTCCTTTTGGATCTCAGGTCAAAATTTCCACCAACGTTTTACCAG CCTAAGCCTGGTGAGAAACCTATTCCAG TCGAGGTGAAAAAGGAACCGGAACCTCCCACGGAAACTGTGAAACAAGAGGAGCGGGAACCGGCCACCAAGTCCTCCGCTCCAGCTCCACCGAGCAAACCTCCTCCTGAGAAGAGAGCGAGGCTACAGTGA